Proteins encoded by one window of Pseudonocardia alni:
- a CDS encoding class I adenylate-forming enzyme family protein has protein sequence MIARSPAPDLDVPALPASATLRGAADRFGDATVLHQAGHEVTFHGLLARASAFAHALHADGVGRGDVVALHLPNCPQYAIGYWGTLLAGATVTPANPLLAPDDLGAQLADAGAAVVVSWEAALPAVLAARPATSLKRVLVTGAHGDPEQLPPEVTGLRAHLDGRPATPPGTDLEVDPDRDLAHLAYTGGTTGRSKGVRVTHRHVLTNALQAACWGTGARPDVTATAHGPGVVLADPGPATEFPTPIGTGRAIGIAPWFHAMGTIGGLNVPLLTGTTTIVHARFDPRAYLADATRFAVTSLSGAPPVYAALLAHREAAGDLSSVRSLTSGAAPLPVEIIRALRDWFGEDLVISEGYGLTEVTMAATLGPAARSADRRPGTVGLPIAGTEIRISGPDGEELDAGAEGEVWIRGPQVTGGYHRRPAETAAAFDGDGWLHTGDVGVLDGDGYLRIVDRLKDMLLHKGYNVYPRDLEERLLALPGVTGAAVVGRPVGVDGEHPVAFLTTATGADGAAVRAAVDGLNERLLPYQRLREVHLVGAIPVSAAGKVLKRDLREQLPTLSPDVAKE, from the coding sequence ATGATCGCCCGTTCGCCCGCCCCGGACCTGGACGTGCCCGCCCTGCCCGCCTCCGCGACGCTCCGCGGCGCGGCCGACCGGTTCGGCGACGCGACGGTCCTGCACCAGGCCGGGCACGAGGTCACCTTCCACGGGCTGCTGGCCCGCGCCTCGGCGTTCGCGCACGCGCTGCACGCCGACGGGGTCGGCCGCGGCGACGTCGTCGCACTGCACCTGCCGAACTGCCCGCAGTACGCGATCGGTTACTGGGGGACGCTGCTGGCCGGGGCGACCGTCACCCCGGCGAACCCGCTGCTCGCCCCGGACGACCTGGGCGCGCAGCTCGCGGACGCGGGGGCGGCCGTCGTCGTCAGCTGGGAGGCGGCGCTGCCCGCGGTGCTCGCCGCGCGGCCGGCGACGTCGCTGAAGCGCGTGCTCGTCACCGGCGCCCACGGCGACCCGGAGCAGCTGCCCCCGGAGGTGACCGGGCTCCGGGCGCACCTCGACGGCAGGCCGGCCACCCCGCCGGGCACCGACCTGGAGGTGGACCCGGACCGCGACCTCGCCCACCTGGCCTACACCGGCGGCACCACCGGCCGGTCCAAGGGCGTGCGGGTCACCCACCGGCACGTGCTCACCAACGCGCTGCAGGCCGCCTGCTGGGGCACCGGCGCCCGGCCGGACGTGACCGCCACCGCGCACGGGCCCGGCGTCGTCCTGGCCGATCCCGGTCCGGCGACGGAGTTCCCGACCCCGATCGGCACCGGGCGGGCGATCGGGATCGCCCCCTGGTTCCACGCCATGGGCACGATCGGCGGGCTCAACGTCCCGCTGCTCACCGGGACGACGACGATCGTGCACGCCCGCTTCGACCCGCGCGCCTATCTGGCCGACGCCACCCGGTTCGCCGTGACCTCGCTGTCCGGCGCGCCACCGGTGTACGCGGCGCTGCTCGCCCACCGCGAGGCCGCCGGGGACCTGTCCTCGGTGCGGTCGCTGACCTCGGGCGCGGCACCGCTGCCGGTCGAGATCATCCGGGCGCTGCGCGACTGGTTCGGCGAGGACCTGGTCATCTCCGAGGGCTACGGCCTGACCGAGGTCACGATGGCCGCCACCCTCGGCCCCGCCGCCCGGTCCGCGGACCGGCGCCCGGGCACCGTCGGGTTGCCGATCGCGGGCACCGAGATCCGCATCTCCGGACCGGACGGCGAGGAGCTCGACGCCGGCGCCGAGGGCGAGGTGTGGATCCGCGGGCCGCAGGTCACCGGCGGCTACCACCGGCGCCCGGCCGAGACCGCGGCCGCCTTCGACGGCGACGGGTGGCTGCACACCGGCGATGTCGGCGTCCTCGACGGCGACGGCTACCTGCGCATCGTGGACCGGCTCAAGGACATGCTGCTCCACAAGGGCTACAACGTGTACCCGCGCGACCTGGAGGAGCGGCTGCTGGCGCTGCCGGGCGTGACCGGTGCGGCCGTCGTCGGGCGCCCGGTGGGGGTCGACGGCGAGCACCCGGTCGCGTTCCTGACCACCGCGACCGGCGCCGACGGGGCCGCGGTCCGCGCCGCCGTCGACGGCCTGAACGAGCGCCTGCTGCCCTACCAGCGGCTGCGGGAGGTGCACCTGGTCGGGGCGATCCCGGTCTCGGCGGCGGGGAAGGTGCTCAAGCGGGACCTCCGCGAGCAGCTGCCGACCCTGTCCCCGGACGTGGCGAAGGAGTGA